AAACGAATATCTGATATTTTTTCATAACATAAGCCCTTATATTATTTCGCTGAAATGCCTGTTTTTACAGGCATATAGTACATGTAAAAAATAAGATAAAAAATATTTGCAGCTATGAAAATATTAGTATCTTAGCCCGTACTATTTAACGTTTTTTTTTAATTATTAAATATATAAAGACATGCAAAATATTGATTGGAAAAACCTGCCTTTCGGTTATTTTAAAACCGATTATAATGTTCGCGCTTACTGGAAAAATGGCGAATGGGGCAAAATTGAAATCACGGATTCTGAATTTATAACCCTGCACATGGCAGCAACAGCGCTGCATTACGGGCAGGAAGCTTTTGAAGGCATGAAAGCTTTCAGAGGAAAAGACAATAAAATTCGTGTATTCCGCTGGGAAGAGAATAGCAAGCGATTGAATCGCTCTGCCGATGGTATTATGATGCAACCTGTTCCTGCTGAATTATTCAAAGAAGCAATGACGACGGTTATTAAGAAGAATGAAAAATATGTTCCTCCATTTGGTACCGGAGCATCATTATACATCAGGCCGTTACTCATTGGTTCAGGTCCGCAGGTTGGCGTGAAGCCGGCAAAAGAATACATGTTCATGATCTTCGTTGGCCCTGTTGGTCCTTATTTTAAAGAAGGATTCAATCCTGTTAGTGCGCAGATTGTAAGGGATTACGACCGTGCAGCACCTCTGGGAACAGGAAGTATTAAAGTTGGAGGAAATTATGCAGCCAGCTTACGTGCAGGCGAACGCGCACATGATGAAGGATACAGCACAGCTATTTTCCTCGATGCTATTGAAAAGAAATATATTGACGAAGCGGGTCCTGCAAATTTCTTTGCAATAAAAGGTAATAAATATATTACACCTGAATCTCATTCCATACTTCCATCAATTACCAACATGAGTCTTATTGAACTTGCACGCGATATGGGCTTGACA
The window above is part of the Bacteroidales bacterium genome. Proteins encoded here:
- a CDS encoding branched-chain amino acid aminotransferase yields the protein MQNIDWKNLPFGYFKTDYNVRAYWKNGEWGKIEITDSEFITLHMAATALHYGQEAFEGMKAFRGKDNKIRVFRWEENSKRLNRSADGIMMQPVPAELFKEAMTTVIKKNEKYVPPFGTGASLYIRPLLIGSGPQVGVKPAKEYMFMIFVGPVGPYFKEGFNPVSAQIVRDYDRAAPLGTGSIKVGGNYAASLRAGERAHDEGYSTAIFLDAIEKKYIDEAGPANFFAIKGNKYITPESHSILPSITNMSLIELARDMGLTVERRRIAVEELADFDEVGACGTAAVISPIKKIFDRDIKKTYEYCKDGVAGPISTKLYKRLQGIQSGEEEDKFKWNLVIE